A single region of the Oncorhynchus keta strain PuntledgeMale-10-30-2019 chromosome 4, Oket_V2, whole genome shotgun sequence genome encodes:
- the tmem14ca gene encoding transmembrane protein 14C, producing the protein MTDWAGYGYAALIASGGAMGYVKAGSVPSLAAGLLFGGLAGVGAYQISQDPKNIWVSLVTSGALAGVMGKRFYGSRKIMPAGMMAAASILMVGKLSVGMLLQKPQES; encoded by the exons ATGACTGATTGGGCTGGATATGGGTATGCAGCCCTCATTGCATCCGGGGGAGCGATGGGCTATGTCAAAGCAG GCAGTGTCCCCTCTTTGGCAGCAGGTCTTCTATTTGGGGGCCTAGCTGGGGTTGGTGCCTACCAGATATCACAAGATCCCAAAAATATTTGGGTGTCATTAG TCACATCAGGAGCCCTGGCAGGTGTGATGGGAAAGAGATTCTACGGCTCCAGGAAGATTATGCCTGCTGGAATGATGGCAGCAGCAAG TATCCTTATGGTGGGAAAGCTCAGTGTTGGAATGCTGCTGCAGAAGCCCCAGGAGTCATAA